The Desulfitobacterium chlororespirans DSM 11544 genome contains a region encoding:
- a CDS encoding helix-turn-helix transcriptional regulator: MQINRLFEIIYILLEKRTVTAAELAERFEVSARTIYRDVEILAQGGMPIYMSKGKGGGISLLPDFILNKAVLTEEEKSEILSSLQAFNAVNLSKSETALSKLTSMLGAKNTDWIEVDFSSWGHFENDEANFENIKTSIIEKKIITFMYASGKAEKLLREVLPLKLVFKGAAWYLYGYCTLRKDYRFFKLRRITELSVTNTGFEMKTPETIFAGQKLDADSYIKTELLISKTVAFRVYDEISHYEINENGDFVCQLYLPDIATICAYAASFGAYCTILSPEQAIAEMKGRLQNSLKNYS, translated from the coding sequence ATGCAGATTAATCGATTGTTTGAAATCATCTACATCCTTCTGGAAAAACGGACTGTAACTGCGGCGGAGCTGGCGGAACGCTTTGAGGTTTCGGCCAGAACCATTTATCGTGATGTGGAAATCCTCGCTCAGGGGGGTATGCCCATCTATATGAGCAAAGGCAAGGGGGGCGGCATTTCCCTGCTGCCGGATTTTATCCTCAACAAGGCCGTTCTCACCGAAGAGGAGAAAAGCGAAATTCTATCCTCCCTGCAAGCCTTCAACGCCGTCAATCTTTCCAAAAGTGAAACGGCCCTGAGCAAGCTCACCAGTATGCTGGGTGCCAAAAATACCGACTGGATCGAGGTTGACTTTTCATCCTGGGGACATTTTGAAAATGATGAGGCGAATTTTGAGAACATCAAAACCTCTATCATCGAAAAGAAAATAATTACCTTTATGTACGCCAGCGGAAAAGCGGAAAAACTGCTCCGTGAGGTCTTGCCGCTGAAGCTTGTGTTCAAGGGGGCGGCCTGGTATCTTTACGGCTACTGCACCCTGCGCAAGGATTACCGGTTTTTCAAACTGAGGAGAATAACCGAACTGTCGGTAACCAACACTGGTTTTGAGATGAAAACACCGGAAACCATCTTTGCGGGGCAGAAGCTTGACGCGGACTCTTACATCAAAACCGAACTGCTTATCTCAAAGACAGTGGCTTTCCGGGTTTATGACGAAATCAGCCACTATGAAATCAATGAAAACGGCGACTTTGTCTGCCAGCTTTATCTGCCGGACATCGCCACCATATGCGCTTATGCCGCCTCTTTCGGAGCATACTGTACCATTCTTTCACCTGAACAAGCCATTGCTGAAATGAAGGGCCGGTTGCAGAATTCTTTGAAAAACTATTCCTAA
- a CDS encoding DUF5131 family protein, with amino-acid sequence MAVWNPWRGCHRYSEGCKFCYIHKGDIKRGMDTNLIVKSAKFNAPVAVNKQGHYIMKSGQLVYCCFSTDFLLEEAEPWRNECWSMMKERPDLHFLFLTKRIERFSQCLPDDWGEGYENVTVGCTVENQQTADERLEIFSKLPIKHKNIALQPMLEAIDIEKYLENIELVVVGGEYDRNARPFDYDWALAVREQCMRHNVSFSFRQCGTNFIQNGKLRRLNYGMLFKCARESNIDYQAGRE; translated from the coding sequence GTGGCTGTCTGGAATCCATGGCGGGGCTGTCACCGCTACAGTGAGGGCTGTAAATTCTGTTATATCCATAAAGGGGACATCAAAAGAGGGATGGACACCAATCTGATTGTGAAGTCCGCCAAATTCAACGCCCCTGTGGCTGTGAACAAACAAGGCCACTACATCATGAAATCCGGACAGCTTGTTTATTGTTGCTTTTCAACCGACTTTCTTCTCGAGGAGGCGGAACCCTGGCGGAATGAATGCTGGAGCATGATGAAAGAACGCCCCGATCTGCATTTTCTTTTTCTCACTAAGAGGATTGAGCGCTTTTCCCAGTGTCTTCCCGATGACTGGGGTGAGGGGTATGAGAATGTCACGGTGGGCTGTACGGTGGAAAACCAGCAAACCGCGGATGAACGTCTGGAAATCTTTTCAAAGCTGCCTATCAAACACAAAAATATCGCCCTTCAGCCCATGCTTGAGGCGATAGATATTGAAAAGTATTTAGAGAACATTGAGTTAGTCGTCGTGGGCGGGGAATATGACCGCAATGCCAGGCCTTTTGATTATGACTGGGCCCTGGCGGTCAGAGAGCAGTGTATGCGGCATAACGTCAGCTTTTCTTTCCGTCAGTGCGGGACCAACTTTATCCAGAACGGAAAACTGCGCAGGCTTAATTACGGCATGCTGTTCAAGTGTGCCCGAGAGAGCAATATAGACTATCAGGCAGGAAGGGAGTAA
- a CDS encoding exonuclease SbcCD subunit D — translation MRILHTSDWHLGKNLEGLSRMEEQELFLKDFVEIVEAKQVDLVMIAGDVYDSSNPPAKAEKMFYDTLKKLSANGERLTLVIAGNHDNPERLVAAGPLARDHGIIMVGTPKTIVPQGEYGRHRVIDSGEGFVELEINGEKAVILTLPYPSEKRLNEVLYGAMDEEEERLKIYGDKIKMLLDSLSEKFREDTINMIVSHLFAAGSEESGSERSIQLGGSFIVDGSCFPKAAQYIALGHIHKPQIVPGTDKRARYAGSPIHYSKKEIPFAKKGFIVDLKPQQEYALEEVDFKVYKPIEVWKCGSIEAALKKCEENKDRDCWVYLEVNTDRYIREDELKLMKSAKKDILEIVPVLPGRESEEFTLNSFADQKIEDIFKEFYRKERTVEPQQEIVDLLLSIIQEQEGEEIHETH, via the coding sequence GTGAGGATTCTACATACTTCAGATTGGCATTTAGGCAAGAATTTAGAAGGCTTAAGCCGGATGGAGGAGCAGGAGCTTTTTCTGAAGGACTTTGTTGAGATCGTCGAGGCAAAACAGGTGGATTTGGTCATGATCGCCGGCGATGTGTATGACAGCTCCAATCCTCCGGCCAAAGCGGAGAAAATGTTTTATGACACCTTGAAGAAATTATCCGCCAATGGAGAGCGGCTCACCTTAGTCATCGCCGGAAATCATGACAATCCGGAACGCTTAGTGGCCGCAGGGCCTTTGGCCAGGGATCATGGAATTATTATGGTGGGAACACCTAAGACGATTGTGCCTCAAGGGGAGTATGGCAGGCATCGGGTGATCGATTCGGGTGAAGGCTTTGTGGAACTTGAGATCAACGGGGAAAAAGCCGTGATCCTTACTCTCCCTTATCCCAGTGAAAAAAGGCTCAACGAAGTCTTATACGGTGCCATGGATGAAGAGGAGGAACGACTCAAAATTTATGGGGACAAAATCAAAATGCTCCTGGATAGCCTAAGTGAAAAATTTCGGGAAGATACAATCAATATGATAGTGTCCCATCTCTTTGCTGCAGGAAGCGAAGAATCTGGCTCAGAACGAAGCATTCAATTGGGGGGGAGCTTTATCGTGGACGGCAGCTGCTTTCCCAAGGCAGCTCAATATATTGCCCTGGGTCATATACATAAGCCGCAAATCGTTCCGGGTACAGACAAAAGAGCACGCTATGCAGGCTCCCCTATTCACTACAGCAAAAAGGAGATCCCTTTCGCTAAGAAAGGTTTCATTGTCGATTTGAAGCCCCAACAAGAGTACGCTCTTGAAGAGGTGGACTTTAAAGTGTACAAACCGATTGAAGTCTGGAAGTGCGGGAGCATCGAGGCGGCTCTCAAGAAATGTGAAGAAAACAAAGACAGGGATTGTTGGGTGTACTTGGAAGTCAATACGGATCGCTATATTCGGGAAGATGAGCTTAAGCTCATGAAAAGCGCCAAGAAAGACATCCTGGAGATAGTGCCGGTTTTGCCGGGAAGGGAAAGTGAGGAATTCACCCTGAACAGCTTTGCCGATCAGAAAATTGAGGATATCTTTAAAGAATTTTATCGCAAAGAAAGAACAGTAGAGCCTCAGCAGGAGATTGTGGATTTGTTGTTATCCATTATCCAGGAACAGGAGGGGGAAGAAATCCATGAGACCCATTAA
- a CDS encoding RNA polymerase sigma factor — protein MEDAELIQQVLKGRHEQYGLLVQRYQEPLIHFLRGILGAEDEVFDCAQEAFLAAYGHLWRYSDKYTFRAWLYAIARNKAIDLMRKKKREIPLSIDESLVDRQMGPEEAYLAKEQALDVRAILEELPEHYRQALYLRYQQELSYEEISTVLNIPISSVKTHLHRGKEKLRQIMERRNGHEGNG, from the coding sequence ATGGAGGATGCTGAATTAATTCAGCAGGTTCTTAAGGGAAGGCATGAGCAATATGGATTGCTGGTCCAGCGCTATCAAGAACCCTTAATTCATTTTTTACGCGGAATACTGGGCGCTGAGGATGAAGTCTTTGATTGCGCCCAAGAAGCCTTTTTAGCAGCCTATGGTCATCTTTGGCGCTACTCGGATAAATATACTTTTCGGGCCTGGCTCTATGCCATTGCCAGAAATAAGGCCATCGATCTTATGCGCAAGAAAAAGCGGGAAATTCCTTTAAGTATCGATGAGAGCCTGGTGGACCGGCAAATGGGACCGGAGGAAGCCTATTTGGCCAAAGAGCAGGCCTTGGACGTCAGGGCTATCCTGGAAGAATTGCCCGAGCACTACCGGCAAGCACTCTATTTGCGTTACCAACAGGAGTTAAGCTATGAAGAGATAAGCACAGTTTTAAATATTCCCATCAGTTCAGTCAAGACACACCTCCATCGAGGTAAAGAAAAACTCCGCCAAATCATGGAAAGGAGAAATGGTCATGAAGGAAATGGATGA
- a CDS encoding DNA-formamidopyrimidine glycosylase family protein: MLELPEVLTLTRQLNESVKSRRILKVWPPTKAHKFCWYNGEPEEYDKALSGSRIAGAEGFGIFVELIFDNGRKLCVNDGVNLRLMPAGKVPENYQLMMELDDGQALVFTVAMYGGIFAHDGSYDNHYYLASRNSISPFVQNFSDYYLRLFSESKPTLSAKAFLATEQRFPGIGNGTLQDILFEAGIHPKRKIATLAKRERDKLLQAVMKVLNEMAKLGGRDTEKDLFGVSGRYKTKMSKNTAGTDCGQCGGTILKESYLGGSVYFCPECQPQNLAGQHPVR, encoded by the coding sequence ATGCTGGAGTTACCCGAAGTCCTCACTCTGACCAGGCAGCTGAACGAAAGTGTGAAAAGCCGGCGTATCCTGAAAGTATGGCCCCCCACAAAGGCTCATAAATTCTGCTGGTATAACGGCGAACCCGAGGAATATGACAAAGCACTTTCCGGCAGCAGGATTGCCGGGGCCGAGGGATTCGGCATCTTCGTAGAACTGATTTTTGACAACGGCCGGAAGCTGTGCGTCAACGACGGGGTGAATCTTCGCCTTATGCCGGCCGGTAAAGTCCCGGAAAATTATCAGTTGATGATGGAGCTGGACGACGGACAGGCCCTGGTTTTCACGGTGGCCATGTACGGCGGAATATTTGCGCATGACGGCAGCTATGACAATCACTATTACCTGGCCAGCAGGAACTCTATCTCCCCCTTTGTCCAGAATTTCTCTGATTATTACCTCCGTCTCTTTTCAGAAAGCAAACCAACCCTCAGCGCCAAGGCTTTTCTGGCCACGGAGCAACGTTTTCCCGGCATCGGCAACGGTACGCTGCAGGATATTCTTTTTGAAGCGGGCATCCACCCGAAACGCAAAATAGCCACCCTGGCTAAAAGGGAACGGGATAAGCTGCTTCAGGCGGTTATGAAAGTGCTGAATGAGATGGCAAAGCTTGGCGGCCGTGACACGGAAAAAGATTTGTTCGGAGTTTCCGGGAGATACAAGACAAAGATGTCAAAGAATACAGCAGGAACGGACTGTGGTCAATGTGGCGGGACAATCCTTAAGGAAAGCTACCTGGGGGGCTCAGTGTATTTCTGCCCGGAATGCCAGCCCCAGAATTTGGCTGGTCAACACCCGGTCAGATGA
- a CDS encoding alanine/glycine:cation symporter family protein, whose protein sequence is MEWFSNLVVSINAVLWDVFLILLLCGVGIYFTILTKGVQFRLFKQSFKLTFGSITLRGNAASDKEGMTSFQSLITSVSAQIGTGNLAGVATAMVSGGPGAVFWMWLSAILGMATIYAEATLAQRYKTTKNGELVGGPVYYIRAAIKGRTGRVVAAVFALLLIMALGFMGNMVQANSVGGAMETAFGIPSEIIGIGLALICLLVFLGGVKRIVAVAEKVVPFMAVFFTLASFVVIGANFSNIIPAFHDIFVGAFYPQAVLGGVLGVSVQQAIRFGIARGLFTHEAGMGSTPHAHALARVKDPCDQGLVAMMGVFIDTIVLLPLTVLAILTSGVLGSADANGEFVTGIQLTQAAYAQVFGQFGYVIIAICVLFFAFATIMGWYFFGLANVKYLFGKKAVPFYAILVAVFVGVGCALKVDLVWNLADLFNGLMVIPNILALIILGGVVARLTKNWGSRS, encoded by the coding sequence ATGGAATGGTTTTCTAATTTAGTCGTCAGCATCAACGCAGTATTATGGGATGTCTTTTTAATTCTTCTTCTTTGTGGTGTGGGCATTTATTTTACGATTCTTACCAAAGGGGTACAATTTCGCCTGTTCAAACAGAGCTTTAAGCTAACCTTCGGCTCTATTACTTTGAGAGGTAATGCTGCCAGCGATAAGGAAGGCATGACCTCATTTCAGTCTCTGATTACCTCGGTGTCCGCCCAGATTGGTACGGGAAATCTGGCGGGTGTGGCTACCGCTATGGTATCCGGCGGTCCCGGCGCCGTATTTTGGATGTGGTTGAGTGCAATTTTAGGCATGGCTACCATTTATGCCGAAGCTACTCTTGCTCAGCGTTATAAAACCACGAAAAACGGCGAGCTGGTGGGCGGACCGGTCTATTACATCCGCGCCGCCATCAAGGGGCGGACCGGTAGGGTGGTTGCCGCTGTTTTTGCCCTTTTGCTTATCATGGCCCTTGGCTTCATGGGCAATATGGTTCAGGCCAATTCTGTGGGCGGGGCCATGGAAACCGCTTTCGGGATTCCTTCAGAAATCATCGGGATAGGATTGGCACTTATTTGCTTGCTGGTTTTCCTGGGGGGTGTTAAGCGTATTGTTGCCGTTGCGGAAAAAGTGGTTCCTTTTATGGCAGTTTTCTTTACTTTGGCATCCTTTGTAGTTATCGGCGCAAATTTCTCTAACATTATCCCTGCCTTTCATGATATTTTTGTGGGCGCTTTCTATCCCCAGGCGGTTTTAGGGGGTGTCCTGGGGGTAAGCGTGCAGCAGGCCATCCGTTTCGGCATTGCCCGGGGCTTGTTCACCCATGAAGCCGGTATGGGATCAACGCCTCACGCCCATGCTCTGGCCCGTGTCAAAGACCCTTGTGATCAAGGCCTTGTCGCCATGATGGGGGTTTTTATCGATACCATTGTTTTACTGCCCTTAACTGTTCTGGCCATTTTAACTTCAGGTGTATTGGGCTCTGCCGATGCCAACGGTGAATTCGTCACTGGAATTCAACTGACTCAGGCTGCTTATGCCCAGGTCTTTGGTCAATTCGGCTATGTCATTATTGCCATCTGTGTCCTTTTCTTTGCTTTTGCTACAATTATGGGCTGGTACTTTTTCGGTCTGGCCAATGTGAAGTATCTCTTCGGAAAAAAAGCAGTTCCTTTTTATGCCATACTGGTTGCTGTGTTTGTAGGTGTTGGCTGCGCCCTCAAGGTTGACCTGGTGTGGAATTTGGCCGATCTTTTTAACGGCTTAATGGTCATCCCCAATATTTTGGCCTTGATCATTCTGGGTGGGGTTGTGGCCAGACTCACCAAAAACTGGGGCTCGAGAAGCTAG
- a CDS encoding AAA family ATPase — MRPIKLKIKGLNSFIDTQEIDFSQLTSKGLFGIFGPTGSGKSTILDGMTLALYGAVARGSTNYMNTNCESLQVSYEFQIAEKDTKTYRVDREFRRDKKSGNVRTHSAKMLLITAGEEAVLEEQVREVTKKSEEIIGLTLEDFTRTVVLPQGKFSEFLRLEGRDRREMLERLFNLQRYGDELSSRLAARVRLELDKANVLAGQLKSYEECSEELLEAKNKELGSLEEQLVQFQAELTKAVEDFHNGKEVWELQGELSRQEAQKAELEKAAAVIKESEIKATLGERSLRVKPYLDQYEDTLEKIATTQAQVAQLERDTAALALQKKEAEAQWEQAGAQKDKELPALRLREQSAADAILEKKKLEGLIQEKQSLQESIGRLEQEREEKQGRIHKGEEFIAKVNADIQEKEQKVEALTIDQEFKQKINEALLTFSRWEEAGQQVVSLGSEVKSIDEKLQEAQEKGLKYSQELEAKTEILQGFALTLQNLEETCPGDSETLIALQEKLNQVKEQWARHHEYSGAISRSEAGIRDLLPKLDTTQQQKVQLAQKITELENDLKKVERENLAHALRVALIEGEACPVCGSTQHQPDHGNAAVDTEKLEEIQAALREGKEQEQSLYQEMIQAQEQIKTLENTLKEVEEKAAALGEEYKAYDPEAMQKEFETLRDGISRYTKQKGELEAELNRLTQEKNQLAIKLNEQNTIKTETMGQLESRGKNLELAKAKYEAYEQELTALRAELNIRDLKQEHQEIAAKEKEKAGLESELKGLRDTLKKAQARKEFLSTELSALTESLKESLGIFKEKESSIQDKQTAIKAKVGEVENLEVYQKELLSQITRIEQSYVQTETRKNETEQQYNECYVRLQSAHTSWQGLAERSQKDKESLDKVLQEEQIGNIEEAKSHLLSRDEIEKLKRQVKDYQDSLTQLLGAIGNLQKKLGGRSLTAEQWEQMQRLKEEKETLCKGLEESKIEIETHVRTMKENLAKKKDLLKSQAELERQLGLLRDLEKLFRGKRFVEFVAAHQLKYVSIEAGKRLREITGGNYGLEVDQNGKFLIRDYKNGGAQRDATTLSGGETFLASLSLALALSAQIQLKGTAPLELFFLDEGFGTLDDNLLEVVMDSLERLHHDRLSVGIISHVDSIKNRVPVKLMVTPAQAGLGGSKVAIEVS; from the coding sequence ATGAGACCCATTAAGCTTAAGATCAAAGGGCTGAACAGCTTTATCGATACCCAGGAAATTGATTTCTCCCAGCTTACCAGCAAAGGTTTATTCGGCATTTTCGGACCCACCGGCAGCGGCAAATCCACTATCCTGGACGGAATGACTCTGGCTCTTTATGGCGCAGTGGCCCGGGGAAGCACCAATTACATGAACACTAACTGCGAATCGTTACAGGTCAGCTACGAATTCCAGATTGCAGAGAAGGACACCAAGACTTATCGGGTGGATCGGGAGTTTCGCAGAGATAAAAAGTCAGGCAATGTGCGCACCCACTCGGCCAAGATGCTGCTTATAACCGCCGGCGAAGAGGCGGTTTTGGAAGAACAGGTCAGGGAGGTTACCAAAAAGAGCGAGGAAATCATCGGCCTGACCCTGGAAGATTTCACCCGCACTGTGGTTCTGCCTCAGGGGAAATTCAGCGAGTTTCTGAGGCTGGAGGGAAGAGACCGCAGAGAAATGCTGGAAAGGTTGTTTAATCTGCAAAGATACGGCGATGAACTGTCCTCCCGCTTAGCAGCAAGAGTCCGGCTGGAGCTGGACAAAGCCAATGTCCTGGCAGGTCAGCTCAAATCCTATGAAGAGTGCAGTGAAGAGCTTTTGGAAGCAAAGAACAAGGAATTAGGCTCCCTTGAAGAGCAGCTGGTGCAGTTTCAGGCAGAATTAACAAAGGCGGTTGAGGATTTTCACAACGGGAAAGAAGTGTGGGAGCTGCAGGGGGAATTAAGCCGGCAGGAAGCTCAAAAAGCTGAACTTGAAAAAGCGGCAGCTGTGATTAAAGAAAGTGAAATCAAAGCGACTCTCGGGGAACGGTCCTTAAGGGTTAAACCTTATCTGGATCAATATGAAGATACTCTGGAGAAGATCGCCACAACTCAGGCTCAAGTAGCCCAATTGGAGAGGGACACTGCAGCTTTGGCTTTACAGAAAAAGGAAGCAGAGGCTCAATGGGAACAAGCGGGGGCTCAAAAAGACAAAGAGCTTCCTGCTTTAAGGCTGCGTGAACAGAGTGCTGCCGACGCTATCCTGGAGAAAAAGAAGCTGGAGGGCCTCATCCAGGAAAAGCAGTCTCTTCAAGAGAGTATTGGCCGGCTGGAACAGGAACGGGAAGAGAAGCAAGGCCGAATACATAAAGGTGAAGAATTTATTGCCAAGGTCAATGCTGATATTCAGGAGAAAGAGCAAAAGGTGGAAGCTTTAACCATCGACCAAGAGTTTAAGCAGAAAATCAATGAAGCCCTCCTTACCTTCAGCCGCTGGGAAGAAGCCGGGCAACAGGTGGTCAGCTTAGGCTCAGAAGTCAAAAGCATTGATGAGAAGCTTCAAGAGGCCCAGGAAAAGGGGCTGAAATATTCACAAGAGCTGGAGGCCAAGACGGAGATACTCCAAGGATTTGCTTTAACCCTTCAGAATTTAGAGGAAACCTGCCCGGGAGACTCGGAAACCCTGATTGCCTTGCAGGAAAAGCTCAATCAAGTCAAGGAACAATGGGCCAGGCATCACGAGTATTCTGGTGCCATCAGTCGCAGCGAAGCGGGTATCCGTGATCTTTTGCCCAAGTTGGATACTACCCAACAGCAAAAAGTTCAATTGGCACAGAAAATCACTGAGCTGGAGAACGATCTGAAGAAAGTTGAAAGGGAAAATCTGGCTCATGCCTTACGCGTGGCCTTGATTGAGGGAGAAGCTTGCCCGGTGTGCGGATCGACCCAGCATCAGCCTGATCATGGGAATGCTGCTGTTGATACTGAAAAGCTTGAAGAGATCCAAGCTGCTTTAAGGGAAGGGAAGGAGCAGGAACAAAGCCTGTACCAGGAAATGATTCAGGCCCAGGAACAGATCAAGACCCTGGAAAACACCCTGAAAGAGGTTGAAGAAAAAGCTGCCGCCCTAGGAGAAGAATACAAAGCCTATGACCCTGAGGCTATGCAGAAGGAATTTGAGACGTTAAGGGACGGGATATCCCGATATACAAAGCAAAAAGGAGAATTGGAAGCAGAGCTCAACCGGCTGACTCAAGAGAAAAATCAGCTGGCCATAAAGCTTAATGAGCAAAATACCATTAAAACAGAAACAATGGGCCAACTGGAGAGCAGAGGGAAGAATCTCGAACTGGCAAAGGCTAAATATGAAGCTTATGAGCAGGAACTAACCGCTCTTAGAGCTGAACTGAATATCCGGGACCTTAAGCAGGAGCACCAGGAGATTGCCGCCAAGGAAAAAGAGAAGGCCGGACTGGAGAGTGAGCTGAAAGGCTTAAGGGATACCTTAAAAAAAGCTCAGGCCAGAAAAGAATTTCTCAGTACGGAACTGTCTGCCCTGACAGAATCCCTGAAGGAAAGCCTGGGCATCTTCAAAGAGAAAGAGAGCAGCATTCAAGACAAGCAGACTGCCATAAAAGCCAAAGTGGGTGAGGTGGAGAATTTAGAGGTCTATCAAAAGGAACTCCTCAGCCAAATAACCCGGATCGAGCAGAGCTATGTCCAGACCGAAACAAGGAAAAACGAGACGGAACAACAGTACAACGAGTGCTATGTCCGCCTGCAATCAGCACACACCAGCTGGCAAGGCCTGGCGGAAAGAAGTCAAAAGGATAAGGAGTCTCTGGATAAGGTTTTACAGGAGGAACAGATCGGGAATATTGAGGAAGCGAAGAGTCATCTGCTGAGCAGAGATGAGATAGAGAAACTCAAAAGGCAGGTCAAGGACTATCAGGACTCCTTAACTCAGCTTCTTGGCGCCATTGGGAATTTGCAAAAGAAGCTTGGCGGGCGGAGTTTGACCGCTGAACAATGGGAGCAAATGCAAAGGCTCAAGGAAGAAAAAGAAACCCTCTGCAAAGGGCTGGAGGAAAGCAAGATTGAGATCGAGACCCATGTCAGGACCATGAAAGAGAATTTGGCGAAGAAAAAAGACCTGCTGAAGAGTCAGGCAGAGCTGGAACGTCAGCTGGGACTTTTGCGGGATCTGGAGAAATTATTCAGGGGGAAGCGATTCGTTGAATTTGTGGCGGCCCACCAACTGAAATACGTCTCCATCGAAGCCGGTAAGCGGCTCAGAGAGATTACCGGGGGCAACTATGGCCTGGAAGTGGACCAGAACGGAAAGTTCCTGATCCGGGATTATAAGAACGGCGGCGCCCAACGGGATGCCACTACATTATCCGGCGGGGAAACCTTCCTGGCCTCTTTATCTTTGGCGTTAGCTCTGTCCGCCCAAATTCAGCTTAAAGGAACGGCCCCTTTAGAGTTGTTTTTCTTGGATGAGGGCTTCGGAACTCTGGATGACAACCTCCTGGAAGTGGTGATGGACTCCCTGGAAAGGCTCCACCATGACCGATTATCCGTGGGCATCATCAGCCACGTGGATTCGATCAAGAACAGAGTGCCCGTCAAGCTCATGGTCACACCTGCTCAAGCCGGGCTGGGCGGGAGCAAGGTGGCCATCGAAGTCAGCTAG
- a CDS encoding GyrI-like domain-containing protein has product MNYEIVTLPEKIVVGVTARTSHTDPQCQQVIGGLWQKFMEDGIWASIQNQANPYCLGLYSGYDETSYDVTVGAEVTKNENLQLVEKIIPAGNYAVFQIKGDVVKDVAEAWDKIWALPLERSFTGDFEEYLSNENGVAEIKIYIALK; this is encoded by the coding sequence ATGAACTATGAAATCGTCACCCTTCCAGAGAAAATCGTTGTCGGTGTAACGGCAAGAACTTCACACACCGATCCCCAATGCCAGCAGGTAATCGGCGGTTTATGGCAGAAATTCATGGAGGATGGAATCTGGGCGTCCATTCAGAACCAGGCGAACCCCTACTGCCTAGGACTGTACTCCGGCTATGACGAAACATCCTATGATGTCACCGTAGGCGCCGAAGTGACGAAAAACGAAAATCTCCAACTGGTCGAAAAAATCATTCCCGCCGGCAACTACGCCGTATTCCAGATCAAGGGCGATGTTGTCAAAGACGTAGCAGAGGCATGGGATAAAATCTGGGCACTGCCTCTGGAGAGAAGCTTTACCGGTGATTTTGAAGAGTACCTGAGCAATGAAAACGGCGTGGCGGAGATCAAAATCTATATTGCATTAAAATAA
- a CDS encoding amidohydrolase, producing MDALKMFFRDQACIVWKEAWEAARLIGERPELGYQEYFAVETLTQLLKSHGFEIQQPAAGLDTAFIARFSGYKPGPRLAFLAEYDALPGIGHGCGHNLIGAASVGAAITLSKSLELPGEIWVVGSPAEETSGGKVILVNEGVFEGVDAALMFHPGSQNATIISSLALDALEFVFLGKAAHAVAAAYYGVNALEALIDFFNRTNRLKDNLPHDAYINGIITEGGTSPNVIPERAVARFYLRARQRKVLNIIRNQVIRCAQEAAAAVSAKVTWNMFENSYDEMRSNRALAGAFETNLRELGIRNISPPQSAMGSVDMGNVSRLVPAIHPYLTLGGGMNIPHTRDFAQACLSAPGERLLLLAIQALALTGWDILSAPKLLSLAKRELNSRPPVK from the coding sequence ATGGACGCCCTTAAGATGTTCTTTAGAGATCAGGCTTGCATCGTCTGGAAAGAAGCATGGGAGGCAGCACGCCTGATTGGCGAGCGTCCGGAGCTCGGGTATCAGGAATATTTTGCGGTGGAGACCTTAACCCAACTGCTTAAAAGCCATGGCTTTGAAATTCAACAGCCGGCCGCCGGTTTGGATACGGCATTTATCGCCCGCTTCTCAGGGTATAAGCCTGGTCCCCGACTTGCTTTTTTAGCGGAGTACGATGCTTTACCGGGAATTGGTCATGGCTGCGGGCATAATTTGATTGGGGCGGCCAGTGTGGGAGCAGCCATTACTTTGAGCAAAAGCCTTGAACTGCCCGGTGAGATCTGGGTTGTGGGAAGCCCAGCGGAGGAAACCAGTGGTGGTAAAGTCATTCTAGTGAACGAAGGGGTATTTGAAGGGGTGGATGCAGCGCTTATGTTTCATCCGGGGAGTCAGAATGCTACGATTATCTCCTCTTTGGCCTTAGATGCCTTGGAGTTCGTTTTCTTAGGAAAAGCGGCTCACGCTGTGGCAGCTGCTTATTATGGAGTGAATGCCTTAGAGGCCCTGATTGATTTTTTCAATCGGACAAACCGGCTGAAAGATAATCTCCCTCATGATGCTTATATTAATGGAATTATTACAGAGGGCGGCACATCCCCCAATGTGATACCGGAACGGGCTGTGGCACGGTTTTATCTGCGGGCACGCCAGAGGAAGGTATTGAATATCATTCGCAACCAGGTCATCCGCTGTGCCCAAGAAGCAGCGGCTGCAGTCTCAGCCAAAGTCACTTGGAACATGTTTGAGAACTCGTATGATGAAATGCGAAGCAATCGAGCCTTAGCCGGGGCTTTTGAAACCAACCTTCGTGAATTGGGAATTCGCAACATATCTCCTCCCCAATCCGCCATGGGTTCCGTGGATATGGGAAATGTCAGCCGGCTTGTTCCGGCTATCCATCCTTATTTAACACTTGGGGGAGGTATGAACATACCTCATACACGGGATTTCGCTCAGGCTTGTCTTTCTGCTCCGGGTGAGCGCCTGCTTTTACTGGCTATTCAAGCCTTAGCTCTTACCGGCTGGGATATCTTAAGTGCTCCGAAGCTGCTAAGTCTTGCTAAGCGGGAACTGAACTCCCGGCCCCCTGTAAAATAA